CCTTCATTAATAGGGCGATTTCACGGAGCTTATCCAAGCAGGGCTTTTTGTCTCCTCTGTAAACAGGGCTTGCGGTTTTACCATCGATTATAGGAATGTAGGAGAGCTGTTGAGGAGCAAAAAGCATGGTAAAAAGGTCTAAGATATTTGAAATGATTTCTTCTTCATTGGTGGCTTTGTATAACTTGCTCATTATATCTAAAATCATCGCATAGTCGGCGAGCTGACTATTGGCATAATCCCGGGTGTCCCGTACTTGTTCTTTTTCCTTGGATAGCTTCCATTCAAGAATCAGTGAATTGATTATCAGAATTAAGTGGTCAAGCCCTACTGGTATTACCTCATAGGGTATTTGCAGATACTCTGATAAATCCTCAATGTTCTTTATCGGTTCAGTTTCATTTAGCCTGCTATCCAGAAGAACTAATTTTTTTGCAAAATCGCGGAAAAACTCACTGGCATCGTCTCTTTTAAATCCCCACTGCTCTAAATAATCTTGCCAGTTTTTTAACCAACCGGGAGTTAAAAGGTAGGCACCTTCGTTAAGATATTTTTGTGTAAGAGACTTGGATACAAGTAAATGAAAGCACTGTTCCAAATTGTATATACGAGGGTTGTTTGTCATAGCAAGTGCTTCTTTTTCAGGCAGGCAACTATCGGTGCCGATGAATATAGTTTGCTCACAGTCCGGAGGAATGAGGGAGAGTGCTTGGGTGACTGCATCCTTCCAGCCTTTGCGCTGGATACAAAGGGCAGGATAATGGATCACTTCGACAGATTCATTTCCTGAAGCGTTTAATGCACTTTGTATTTCAGGGGCAATATTACTACAAGCCGCAATGCAGAGCTTATTTTTCATAGCCGTTCACCCAATCCAGAGGATATTGACCCCATGTCCTGACAGATTCTGATATTGCCATCAGCACCTGATCACTAACTTGGTAAGGAATTTCTCCATGGTTATCGGCTAAGATAAATCCGCCACCTTTGCCTGCTTTGCAAATAGCATTTTTGACAGCTTCTTCCGCCTGTTGGGTCGTCCATTTGGTCATTGCAATCCCATTTAGATTGCCCAATATGGAAAGCCGGTCCTTGCAGTGTTCCTTTACTTCAGATAGTTCATCTAATGCACTTATTCCTATGGCGGCTGTTCCAGTTTGGCTAACCAGATTAGAAATTGGCAAAGCTCTCCCTGATGCCAGGTGTGTTGCAGTAGGTCCTTTGATTTGGCTTAACGCTTGCTTAGCAACTTTGTAGCCGGTTTTGATATATAAGTCTCTTGGTATGATGTCAGATGAGGAGAGCGGGTCAAAATAACAGATTGCTGTTGCTCCGGCTGCTAACTGGGCATTAGCCCAGTCTACACAGTGCTGGCTATTTACTCGCATAAGCTGCCAGAAAAGATCTCCTTGTTCGTACAGCAGCTCAATATATTTGTCGAAGCCAAGCTGCATAGCGGGAAGAGAAAACGGCGACATCACTACCCCAATTATTGGCAGGTTATTGCCAACCCTTAACTTTAGCTGCGTTGTAGCTTCCAATACCTTTACCAGGCAGTTTACTTTGTCTGGCCTCGGCGGTTCAAGGGATTTAATTGCATCCAGAGAGCGAATAAAAGGTCTGCCTGAGTTTGGTGACCCGTCTTCAGTGTATACAATTTCTCCACCCCAGGCTTCAACCTCTATTGCTGCATAAAAAAAAGTGTAGATACAGTCATGACCGTATTTTCTTTGCATTAAAAGTTGCCCATTGACAACATGCTCTGCTTTTGAAAAGTAATCTTCAATTGAGATGCTAAGCTCTTTGGCACCATGCATGGTTAGTAAGAGAAAAAAAGGCACTCGGTCTGGTTCCTGATGACTCAGAGCAGTCATTACACGTTGAAATGGTGTCATTTTTGGAATCAGCATCGGTTTACACTCATCCCTTCGATAAGCTCCAACGCGTCATAGGGGTTTTTTCCCATTGCATAGGCATCAACCTCTTGCCACAACTGCTCATCTAGTACAAATGGAGCGCCGCCTACGATGACCATTACATCTGTACCCTTGGCCCGGAGTTTTTCTATAAGGGGTTTAATTTTTAAAGCGGAAGGGAGCATTAATGTAGAAATAAGCAAAATGTCTAAGCGATCCTTCAACACCAAATCAACCAGTTCATCTACACCCAGTCCATAACCGTAATCCAAGATTTTATATCCCCGGGCACGCAGAAAAGACAGGATAATTCGCTTACCCAAGGCATGGTGGTCAATTAACGTTGCAATAGCAATTTTAGCCTGGTTAGGTACTTGTGTTTCATAATCCGCAAGCAGTAGGTCAGTCAGTTCTTCACAGATTTTACCACTCATATAGACCTGGGAAAGAGTAATAGAGCCTTCTTCCCAGCCCTCTCCGATTATTTCCAGAGCGGGAGCAACCACTTCATCAAAAAAGTCATAAATACTTTTTCCAGTGCTGCGGAATTCAGCTAAAATCTCTTTAGCTTTTATACGGTCAATGTGAAGCAGGGCTTCCATGAATCTGCCACAGAATTTTTCCATAGTAAATGCTCCCCCGGGATAAATTAACTGTATATTATCTTCAACAAAACTTGTCAAATTCCTCTAAGTTTGCCATTTATTTGACGTTAGGAGCAGCGTTTATCCTTAGCTACCGTTGCCGGCGCCAGAGCACGTAAAGACTCCTTATCCATAAGAAGGAGCGCGCTGCAGTACAGAGTTCCCTACACCACCACTGTAACCGGCGCCAGAGCCGCAGTTACAGCCATGGAAATGCTCAGAGAGAAAAATATTAATATCAAACCAATCCAGGAATATCACGCATCAATAGAAAGGACGTCCTGAAAAATCTTAGGCCTTTTGGCCATATAAATCGGTTGCGTCGACACCTGATAAGCGCGTTTTTTCAACCGTCATGTGGAAATGTATAGAAGAAATTCTCAGAACAGTCATTGACCGGGTGGTCAATATTAGTTATAATAATATTGAATTGACCATTAGGTCAAAAGGGAGGGGTTATAATGGAACGTTTTTTTGAACTTAGAACGCACAAACTAGCCTATCGGT
The Dethiobacter alkaliphilus AHT 1 genome window above contains:
- a CDS encoding uroporphyrinogen decarboxylase family protein, with product MLIPKMTPFQRVMTALSHQEPDRVPFFLLLTMHGAKELSISIEDYFSKAEHVVNGQLLMQRKYGHDCIYTFFYAAIEVEAWGGEIVYTEDGSPNSGRPFIRSLDAIKSLEPPRPDKVNCLVKVLEATTQLKLRVGNNLPIIGVVMSPFSLPAMQLGFDKYIELLYEQGDLFWQLMRVNSQHCVDWANAQLAAGATAICYFDPLSSSDIIPRDLYIKTGYKVAKQALSQIKGPTATHLASGRALPISNLVSQTGTAAIGISALDELSEVKEHCKDRLSILGNLNGIAMTKWTTQQAEEAVKNAICKAGKGGGFILADNHGEIPYQVSDQVLMAISESVRTWGQYPLDWVNGYEK
- a CDS encoding cobalamin B12-binding domain-containing protein → MEKFCGRFMEALLHIDRIKAKEILAEFRSTGKSIYDFFDEVVAPALEIIGEGWEEGSITLSQVYMSGKICEELTDLLLADYETQVPNQAKIAIATLIDHHALGKRIILSFLRARGYKILDYGYGLGVDELVDLVLKDRLDILLISTLMLPSALKIKPLIEKLRAKGTDVMVIVGGAPFVLDEQLWQEVDAYAMGKNPYDALELIEGMSVNRC